CTGGAGGTGTTGCGCCAGGGACGGCGCCGCACCTTGCGAGCCCGCACCACTCCGCGCGAGCACAGCAAGGCGGCGTGAGCGCCCGCGAGCGCGGGTCGCACTGGGATGCGGAGTCACCAGGCTCTATGCTCCGCGCCCATGCGATTCGCCATCGTGGGTTCCGGGGCCGTCGGCGGTTATTTCGGCGCGAAGCTGGTCCAGGCGGGCCATGAGATCACCTTCCTCGCGAGGGGTGAGCACCTGGAGGCGCTGAGACAGAGGGGGCTGGAGATCCGCGGCCCGGCCGGAGACGTGCGCGTCCCGGTGCGCGCGGAGTCGGACCCGGCGCGGGTGGGCCCGGTGGACGTGGTGATGTTGGCGGTGAAGACCTACGACATCGCCGGGGCCCTCCCCACGGTGAAGACGCTGCTGGCGGGCGGGGACAAGGCGGTGGTGCTCACCCTGCAGAACGGCGTGGACAGTCCCGACGAGGTGGCCTCCGCCGTGGGTCGGGAGGCGGTGCTCGGCGGCTCGGCCTACATCTCCGTGGCCATCACCGCGCCCGGAGTCCTCACCCAGACCGGGATGCACCATCGCATCACGTTCGGTGAGTTCTTCGGGGACACCCCGCGCATCTCCCCGCGCGTGAGCGCCCTGCGCGACACGCTCGCCGGTGCTGGCATCCACACGGACGCGGTGCCGGACGCGCGCGTGTCGCTCTGGGACAAGCTCGTCTTCCTGGCGCCCTTCGCCGGACTCACCGGCGCCACCCGCCTGCCCATCGGCCTGCTGCGGACGTGTCCGCCCGCGCTCGACACCTATACGGCGGCGGCGTCGGAGATCATCCGGGTTGCCGCCTCCGAGGGGGTGACCGTTGCCCGGAATCCCGAGTCACTCGTCCAGGAGTTGCAGGGCCTGCCTCCGCAGATGCGCGCTTCGCTGCTGGTGGACCTGGAGCAGGGCAAGCGGTTGGAGGTCGAGGCCCTGATGGGCTCGGTGGTGCGCCGGGGCCGGGCGGCCGGAGTGCCCACGCCGGTGATGGCCACCCTGTACGGACTGCTCGCGCCCCAAGCGAGTGGACGTCCACGATAGGAGGGAAGGGGGGCCGATTTTTCGGGTCAGACGGATGGGCTAGAGCCTTGGGAGGCGGCGTTTCTGGCGCCGCATCTGCCGTATCCTCCCTCCGCGGAGCTGTACCCGGTGGGCATGGCCAATCAGGGAGCCCTCGCGAGGAGGCGTGCTCAGCAGGTCCAGTTGCAGGTGGTCCCGCCGTTGACCGCGTTGCAGCGGTCGGCGGAGATCGCGTACGGGTTGCAGTAGTTCCAGCTCACCGTGCTGCCGCTCTTGGGCTGGCAGCACGTCACCGGACAGTTGGTGTTGTTCCACTGGCACGCCCCGCCGCCCCACACCTGGTTGCAGCGCCCCGGCGAGTACGCCACCGAGTCGCAGAACGCCTCCGTGTACCCGGAGTTCGGAATGGCGGAACAACACTCGGGGTACGTGGTCAGCGCGGCCGTGTCCGTCCCCAGCGGCGACTCCTCGCCCGGGTCCGCCGTCCCGCCCTCCACCGGTCCACAGCCCACTGCCAGCACCAGCGTCAGCATTCCCGCCATCAGCGTCAGCTTCTTCATCCCGACTCTCCTTGCAATGGGTTTAACCAGAGAGCCTGGAATGGCCGGTGGGGCAGGTCAAGCGGAGTTTACTGAGGGTGTGGGTGTGTCTCCCCCTGGAAGGGAGACGGATGGGCCGTGCTCGATGTCCACGAGCGCCGCCCTCATTCTCCGGCTCCGGCCTTCGCCGCCCGCTTTCCCGGCACCACCTCCTCGCCGCGCAGGAGCAGCGCGGCTTCGGCCTTCGGCAGGATGCGCAGCTGGAACTGCCGCTGGTACCCGTCATCGCGGGAGAAGACGCCCCGGTCCGTCACCAGCAGGAGCGCCGTGGGGACCACGTAGCGAGCCGAGTTGTTGCCGAAGTAATGCACCGCCACCAGGTACGAGCCGCGTGCGGCCTTGCGCGCGTGGTACAGCTCGGGCCCCAGGCCATCCGTGGTGTCCCAGTGCAGCTCTCCACCCAACCGCGTTCGCATCCGCCGGTAGGAGCACCGCTCGCCGCTCGGCTCCACCACCCACAGGTCGATGTCCGTCGAGTCCGAGTTCCAGTGCAGGGTGAGCTGGTAGTCGATGGGCGCCGGCCCCACGAGCTTCGCCAGCTCGCGCCGTCGGGACTCCAGTGTCTCCACCTCCGCCCCCGAGAGCCGGGCCTGCTTCGCCAGCGCCATCAGCATCCGGGCATAGTGGTACGCCGCCACCGTCCGGGTCTCCTCCTCATGCCGGGCCCAGTCTCGAGCCAGGATGATCTCCCAGTCGCGTGCCGCCTCCGCGGGCCGTCCCGCCGCGTCCAGGGCCAGGGCCTCTTCCAGGTAGGCTTGCGGCTCGAAGGGGCGGTTGAGCCGCACGAGCTCGAAGAGCTCCGTGGCGGCCGTGTACTGGCCGAGCGCCAGCAGCCCATAACCCACCATCCGCAGGGCCTCGGGGTCCTTCGGCCGCAATTCCACGGGTGACGAGAGGGCCCGCACCGCGCCCCACGTGTCTCCGGCGAAGGCCCGCTCGCGAGCCACCTCTTCGTACACCAGCACATCGTCCTTGTTCGCCCGCCGCGCCCGCCGGTACTCGAGCTCCGCCTGGAGCCGCTCCTCGCCTCCCGCGTAGGGCTCGTCCCGCAGGGGTTGGGCCTTCAGCCGCGAGCCGAGCTCCGCCTGCTTCGCGCCCAGCACCCGCAGCACCTCGCGGCCCGAGTCCGGCACTCCGTCCAGCGCCAGCCCCTCCAACCGTTCGCGCTCCTGATCCTGCTCGCGCCGCCGCAGCGCCTCCAGCCCGGACAGGTCCACCTGCTCGTCACGTACCGCGTAGCGCACGTAGTCTTCCTCCGACTCCAGCACCAGCATGGAGGCGCGCGCATTGGCCAGCCGGTAGTGCTGACTGAGCGCCACCACCATCCGGTCCACTCGCGGATCCTCCAGCGCCACCAGCCGGGCCACCCATCCCTCCGCCCAGGCCCGCGGAGCGAAGGCACTGTCCCGGTCTCGTGGCAGTGGCACCCGCATCGTCCGCTCCTGGCCGTCCGAGCGTACCGTCACCGCCAGCTCCGCGAGGCCCTCGTCCACCAGCCGTCCGGCCACCAGCAACTCCTGTCCCGGGAAGACGAGGTGGGGACGACCCGCCACCACCAGGTCCATCACCTTCGCGCCACGCACCTCCACCCGTGCCAGCACCGCCGAGGGCGCCCGGTGCGCACGAGCCGCCGCCGGCACCTCCGAGCCGGAGAGCACGCTCACCACCCGGCCTCCGCCTGCCCGGGCCAGCGCGTCGAAGAGCTCCGTGTTCACCGCCGACTCGCCAAAGCGGTAGCTCACCCACCGCAAGGTGTCCGAGGCGGGGTGGTGCGAGACGAGCGCGTCCACCTGTCCGCGTCCCCAGGTGACGTTGCCGTCCGAGAGCAGGAAGGCCGTCACCCGTCCGCCGCCCGCCGCCGGCTTCAGCCAGTCGCGGCTCGCCCGGTCCAGTTCGCCCAGCATCCCATCCACATGCGAAGCGCCCTCGAGGAAGACCCGCTCCAGCTCGCCCAGGGTCTCCCGGCGCGCCTCGGGCGTATTGCGCCGGAATCCAGGGCCATGCAGCCAGCGCGGCCGCACATCGAAGAGCAGCACCGCGTACTCGGTGAGGCTGTCGTCCCGCTCCAGCAGTGCGCGCAGCAGGGCGCCCTGCAGGGCCCACGCGTTGCCGTCCTCCGCCGAGAGCGAGGTGTCCACCACCAGCACCGCCCGCCCGGTGGGCGCCGCTCCCTCTCCCGCGATGAAGCTCGAGGGCATCCGCACCCGCGCGAAGAAGGCCTGCCCGGGCAACCCCGCGGGGTCCCTGCCCACCAGCACGTCCGCGTCCGGGCGCAAGGGCGCGAGGGCCACCTGCAGCGCCCCATCCCCCGTCAATCGCGGCCAATCCCATACCCGCCAGGGTCCCAGCTCCCGCGGGCTCCCCGCCGCGGGCAGGACCGTCATCGCGCGTGCGTGCCGCGGGTCCACGTGGATGCGCGCCGACACCTGGAGCGAGTGGCCCGCGTCGGGCGGCAGGGGCCACGTGTAGCGCAGGTGCTGACCATCGAAGAGGAGCGTCTGCTCGTAGGCGAGCACCACGCGCTTGAGGGACTTCGGGGGCAGGGGGAAGACGCGAGCGCTGAAGGTGGAGGCTCCCGCCCACTCCAGGAGCGCCGGGTCCACGTTGTGCCGCACCACGTCCTCGTACACCTCGCGGGCGCGCTTGTGCTCGACGACCCGTGCTTCCTGCGGCTGGCCCCACGAGTGCTTCGCGTCCCCGGGGCTCGGCGGGGCCGCGGCCACCCACTCCTCCGCCCTGCCCGAGTCCCCCAGCGGGGGCAACAGCTCCGCCGATTGGAAGAGCGAGGGCGAGTCCACCGCCACCGCACCCGAGTACAGCGCGAAGCCCGCCACCGTCGCCCCACCCGGCAGCGGGTAATAGAAGGTGCCCTCCAGGGAGCGGGAGGTGTCGTTCTCGAAGAGGTAGTCCACGACCGTGCGTGCGCGAGCGCCCTGGATGTACGTCACCACGCGCACCGCGCGGGCCTTCAGCGGCTGGTAGCGGCCCTGCTCGTCCTGCACCAGCACCTTGGCCAGACGGGGGGCGGACTCCACCTTGGGCAGCAACGGCCGGGGCGCCCGGGGCTCGTCGGGCTTCGCCTGTACGGAGGGCTCCTCCTCCTTCGCTGCTTCTTCGGCCGCCTCCCACTCGGAAGCAGGAGCGGGCATCAACGGTGCTTCCGCTGGCCTGGAGGCCTCTGCCACCACGCCTCCCAGCACGCCCCCCACCACTCCTCCGATGACGCCCCCCTCCACGCCGCCCTCGACACGACCCTCGCGCGTCCGATCCCGCTCCTCCCACCGTCGGACCAGCTCTTCGGGAATGGGCTTCGGGTCGGCGACGGCATCACGCAGCGCCGCGATGTCCACCTTCCCCGTGTCGGGGAGTCCCGGGGCGGTGGTGGGCGCGATGAGGCCCGCCTCGGCGAAGGACGCGGGGACATTCGCGGGCACCGGGAGCGGAGGGATGTCGGCGGGGAGGGGCTCGGGTTCTGGAACGGGGTGGGGTTCCGGGACGGGCCGAGGCGGCTGGGCCTGGGGAGCGATCGAGGCCGTGTCCTCGGGAGTGGGTGGAGTCGTGGCGCCACGCATGCAGCTCACGGACGCGAGTGCCACCAACAGGAGACCGGAGAGGACAGCGCGCGGAAGGGACATGGGAGCGGAAGCAAATCATTTTTATTTCCGCCTGGGTGTCATGGTTGAGTCATGCGGACTCCCTGTTCGCGTCACGGCTCTCCGCGCACCGTCCCGAGGATCGATAGGAGGGGGCTGGGCTGCTGCGCGGCAGCTTCACACTGGCTCATGGGCAAGGCGGAGTCAGCACGTCCCCGCGCGAGGTCCTCGCCTGCCTGGGTGGTCGAGACGTGTGAGAGGGAATGGGGGGGCGAAGGTCTGGCGCAGCAGCCCGGCCCCATTCAATCGCGCGGAGGCTCAGCGGCGAGGGAGGATGTCTCGCGCCATGTCGAGGAACGCGCGCAGCGGGCGGGAGGCGCGCGTCCGGTTGGGGAAGTACAGGAAGAGTCCCGGCACGGTGGGCGCCCACTCTTCCAGCACGGGCCTCAGCGCACCGGTGCGCAGCCAGGGGGCGGCCTGGCTCTCGGCCACGTAGGCGAGGCCCAGGCCCGCGGCGGCCATGCTCAGCAGCAGCGGCGCGTGATCCGAGGCGAGCGGCCCCTTCACTGGCACGCTGAGCTCCCGCCGACCCTGCTCGAATTCCCAGTGATACGGCAGCCCTGTCGAGGGCGAGCGGTAGCCGAGGCAGGCGTGGTCGGCCAGGTCCTTCGGCCGCCGCGGAGTCCCGTGCCGCTCGAGGTACGAAGGGGCCCCCACGACGAGGAACCGGAAGGCGGGCGTGAGGCGCACCTGGACCATGTCACGCTCCACCGCTTCCGACAGACGGATACCCGCGTCGAAGCCTTCCTCGACGATGTTGACGAACCCGTCCTGCACGGACACGTCGACGTGGACGTGCGGATGGACCTCGAGGAATTTCGCCAACACGGGCTCGACCACGAGCGGCAGCGAGAACGCGGGCACCGACAGGCGAAGCGAGCCCGTGAGCTGCGTGGTGTCGGCGGACAGGTGCTCGAGCGCCGCCAGTGCGGACTGGAGACCCGGCGCGGCGTCTTCCATGAGCCGGCGTCCGGCCTCGGTGAGCGACACGCTGCGCGTGGTACGGGCGAGCAGCGCTTGTCCCAGTTTCTCCTCCAACTGGCGGACGGCCTGACTCACCGCGGAGGAGGAGACCCCGAGTTCCTTCGCGGCCTGGGTGAAGCTGCGACGCCGGGCAACGGTGACGAACACGGCCAGGGCATTGAGGGGCGTGAGGGCCATTTCTAAGGGATTCTAAAGAGTGTGTGCGGGTTTCGCGTCTTCATTCCGCGGCCCCTGGAAGGCAGTTTGAAGCCATCCACAGGGGAGACACATGACGACGACCCATCGAATCGACTCGCTGGCGCAGTACCACCTGCTGGGCCGCAGCGGCCTGCGCGTGAGCCCGCTGTGCCTGGGCACCATGACCTTCGGCACCGAGTGGGGCTGGGGCAGCCCGAAGGAAACCGCCCACCGCATCCTGGCGCGCTACCTGGAGGCGGGCGGTAACTTCCTGGACACGGCGGACGGCTACACGGGCGGGACCAGCGAGCAGCTCATCGGCGAGTACTTCGCGCAACAAGGCGGGCGGGACGGCGCGGTCATCGCGACGAAGTTCACCGTCAACACCTCGCCGGGGGACCCCAACGCGGGTGGCAATGGCCGCAAGAACATCTACCGCGCGCTGGAGGGCTCGCTGCGGCGGCTGAAGACGGACTACGTGGACCTCTACTGGCTGCATGCGTGGGACGGCCTCACGCCCGTGGAGGAGGTGCTGCACACGCTCACCGACCTCGTGCGCGAGGGCAAGGTCCGCTACATCGGTCTGTCCGACGTGCCGGCCTGGTACTTCGCTCGCGCGCAGACGCTCGCGGAGCGCGAGGGCCTGGAGCGCATCGCGGCGCTGCAACTGGAGTATTCGCTCGTCGAGCGCAACATCGAGCGCGAGCACATCCCAGCGGCACTGGCGCTCGGAGCGGCCATCACTCCCTGGAGCCCCCTGGCGTCGGGGCTGCTGTCGGGCAAGTACACGCGCGAGGGCGTAGGGGCGAAGGGGGAGGGCCGGCTCCCCTCCATCTCCACTTCCGGCAACCCGGGGTTCCTCAAGCTCTTCACCGAGCGCAACTGGGACATCGTCGACGCGCTCGGGGACGTGGCCCGCCAACTGGATCGGCCTCCGGCACAGGTGGCTCTCGCGTGGGTGACGCGCCGGCCCGGCGTGGCGTCCACCATCATTGGCGCGACGCGGCTGGAGCAGCTCGAGACCAACCTGCGCGCGCTCGACGTGGAGATTCCGGCCCCGCTCGCCGAGCGCCTGGAGGCCGCCAGCCGCCCCGAGCTTGTCCACCCGTACCACTTCTTCGAGGAGGCCTTCTTCACCGGCGGCATGTTCACGGGAGGCACGACGGTCCGGTCCGAGCCCACGTGGTTCCGGCCGGGCCCGGGTCGCCGGTAGGGCGCGGGTGGAACTCCCAGGCGGCGCGGCTTGCCGGCTGGCAAGCGCTGACCTGCCTGCCCGCTGCCCGCCTGGGAGCGGCCTGATTACCTTGGCCGCAACGCCTTCCACGCACCGGTGGACCACAGCGCCCAACCCATCAGCACGGGCTGGAAGAACAGCCGTAGAAACCGCTTGGTATCCGTATCGAGACCGAACGCGGAAATGCGCTTGGCGTACTGGTGCAGATTGCCGGGAAAAATCAGCGCGTAGAATGCCGCCAGGCCCAGTCCCATGGGGACCTTGTGCCGTGTACTGAGAATCAAGGACAGCCCGAGTCCGATCTCGACCACCCCCGAGAGCAGGACCACGGTGTCCTTGTCCATCGGCACCCAGTCGGGCACCTGCGCCTGAAAAGGCTCCCGCGAGAAGGTGAGGTGGCCCGTGCCGGCCCCTGTCATGAATGAGCCCAGAAGCCAGCGGCCCATGTTTTGAGAAGCTGTTGTCTTGGTTTCGTTCAGCACGGGGTCCCTCCTCTTGCAGTCCGTCACCGCTCAACGGAGCAACAGGCTGTCCCTCCTTCCTTATTCTCCGCCGGGCCTGGCGGCCTTGAGCCGTTTCATCCACCGGTGCAACAGACTGTAGGAACGGCCGGATGAAGAGTCCGCGTAGGCGGATGCCGCGTGGAGCCGCACTTCCACCTCCGTGCCACCCTCCGGCGCACTGAATATCCGCAGTGCTCCACCCAGGCGCCTGGCGCGCTCGAACATGCCCTTGATGCCGTAGCGGCCCGGCTTGCCGTTGTGGTTGGCGTAGAGGGGGTCCAGGCCCAT
Above is a window of Cystobacter fuscus DNA encoding:
- a CDS encoding ketopantoate reductase family protein, with protein sequence MRFAIVGSGAVGGYFGAKLVQAGHEITFLARGEHLEALRQRGLEIRGPAGDVRVPVRAESDPARVGPVDVVMLAVKTYDIAGALPTVKTLLAGGDKAVVLTLQNGVDSPDEVASAVGREAVLGGSAYISVAITAPGVLTQTGMHHRITFGEFFGDTPRISPRVSALRDTLAGAGIHTDAVPDARVSLWDKLVFLAPFAGLTGATRLPIGLLRTCPPALDTYTAAASEIIRVAASEGVTVARNPESLVQELQGLPPQMRASLLVDLEQGKRLEVEALMGSVVRRGRAAGVPTPVMATLYGLLAPQASGRPR
- a CDS encoding LysR family transcriptional regulator: MALTPLNALAVFVTVARRRSFTQAAKELGVSSSAVSQAVRQLEEKLGQALLARTTRSVSLTEAGRRLMEDAAPGLQSALAALEHLSADTTQLTGSLRLSVPAFSLPLVVEPVLAKFLEVHPHVHVDVSVQDGFVNIVEEGFDAGIRLSEAVERDMVQVRLTPAFRFLVVGAPSYLERHGTPRRPKDLADHACLGYRSPSTGLPYHWEFEQGRRELSVPVKGPLASDHAPLLLSMAAAGLGLAYVAESQAAPWLRTGALRPVLEEWAPTVPGLFLYFPNRTRASRPLRAFLDMARDILPRR
- a CDS encoding aldo/keto reductase; the encoded protein is MTTTHRIDSLAQYHLLGRSGLRVSPLCLGTMTFGTEWGWGSPKETAHRILARYLEAGGNFLDTADGYTGGTSEQLIGEYFAQQGGRDGAVIATKFTVNTSPGDPNAGGNGRKNIYRALEGSLRRLKTDYVDLYWLHAWDGLTPVEEVLHTLTDLVREGKVRYIGLSDVPAWYFARAQTLAEREGLERIAALQLEYSLVERNIEREHIPAALALGAAITPWSPLASGLLSGKYTREGVGAKGEGRLPSISTSGNPGFLKLFTERNWDIVDALGDVARQLDRPPAQVALAWVTRRPGVASTIIGATRLEQLETNLRALDVEIPAPLAERLEAASRPELVHPYHFFEEAFFTGGMFTGGTTVRSEPTWFRPGPGRR